The following are encoded in a window of Mycobacteroides chelonae CCUG 47445 genomic DNA:
- a CDS encoding NADPH-dependent FMN reductase, whose amino-acid sequence MNTSTTPLRLAVICASTRDGRFGPTVANWIAEKARDHPSFHAGYIDLAEYPLPLHLSRRPGADDTAHLAKMTARLRIADAFLVVTPEYNHSFPAPLKNLIDWHHSEWQAKPVGFTSYGGMSGGLRAIEQLRLVFAELHAVTTRDVVSFHGVWSQFDDAGQLVDSRDAETAAKTMLDELAWWGSALRTAREHSPYAW is encoded by the coding sequence GTGAACACGTCAACCACCCCGCTGCGCCTCGCCGTGATCTGCGCCAGTACGCGTGACGGTCGGTTCGGCCCCACTGTCGCGAACTGGATCGCAGAAAAGGCCCGGGATCATCCGTCGTTCCATGCCGGCTACATCGACCTCGCGGAATACCCACTTCCCCTTCACCTTTCCCGCAGACCGGGGGCCGACGACACCGCCCATCTGGCCAAGATGACGGCACGACTGCGCATTGCCGACGCATTTCTCGTGGTCACTCCGGAGTACAACCACAGTTTCCCCGCCCCGTTGAAGAACCTGATCGACTGGCATCACAGCGAGTGGCAGGCCAAGCCGGTCGGATTCACGTCCTACGGCGGCATGTCGGGAGGGTTGCGCGCCATCGAGCAGCTGCGCCTGGTGTTCGCCGAACTGCATGCCGTGACCACCCGTGACGTGGTCAGTTTCCACGGCGTGTGGAGCCAATTCGATGACGCCGGCCAGCTCGTCGACAGCCGCGACGCGGAAACCGCCGCCAAGACGATGCTCGATGAGCTGGCATGGTGGGGTTCCGCGTTACGGACGGCGCGGGAGCACTCCCCTTACGCCTGGTGA
- the lat gene encoding L-lysine 6-transaminase, which translates to MTPDRVHEVLRRSILADGMDLVLDLERSRGAHLVDARDGTTYLDMFTFFASSALGMNHPMLAEDGEFRAELTRAAINKPSNSDIYTVEMARFVDTFARVLGDPALPHLFFVDGGALAVENALKVAFDWKSRWNEAHGIDPALGTKVLHLREAFHGRSGYTMSLTNTDPNKVARFPKFDWPRIDAPYLRPDADIEELEAAALAQARRVFAENPHDIACFIAEPIQGEGGDHHFRPDFFHAMRALCHENDALFVFDEVQTGCGLTGTAWAFQQLGVTPDIVAFGKKTQVCGVMAGGRVDEVADNVFAVSSRINSTWGGNLVDMVRSRRILEVIESQRLFGNAARMGEYLLDRLQTLALRHGEIGDVRGRGLMCAFSLPTTQERDHLVERLWSQERVILLPSGKNSVRFRPPLIVSAEEIDAAVAAVSRVLAQSPQA; encoded by the coding sequence CGCATCTAGTGGACGCGCGCGACGGGACCACCTATCTCGACATGTTCACGTTCTTCGCGTCGTCGGCGCTGGGGATGAACCACCCGATGCTGGCCGAGGACGGCGAGTTTCGTGCCGAACTGACCCGGGCTGCCATCAACAAGCCGAGTAATTCGGATATCTACACCGTCGAGATGGCCAGGTTCGTCGACACTTTCGCGCGTGTGCTCGGTGACCCGGCGCTTCCGCACCTGTTCTTCGTCGACGGCGGAGCACTGGCGGTAGAGAACGCACTGAAGGTGGCCTTCGATTGGAAGAGCCGCTGGAACGAGGCGCATGGAATCGATCCGGCCCTGGGCACCAAGGTATTACACCTGCGTGAGGCCTTCCATGGCCGAAGTGGCTACACCATGTCGCTGACGAACACCGATCCCAACAAGGTGGCGCGGTTCCCCAAGTTCGACTGGCCGCGCATCGATGCGCCATACCTGCGCCCCGACGCCGACATCGAAGAACTGGAAGCTGCGGCGTTGGCGCAGGCCCGCCGCGTGTTTGCCGAAAATCCGCATGACATAGCATGTTTCATCGCCGAGCCGATTCAGGGTGAGGGTGGAGATCATCATTTCCGTCCCGATTTCTTCCACGCCATGCGCGCGCTGTGTCACGAGAATGACGCCCTGTTCGTCTTCGATGAGGTGCAGACCGGGTGTGGCCTCACCGGTACGGCGTGGGCATTCCAACAGCTGGGAGTGACTCCCGACATCGTGGCGTTTGGCAAGAAGACGCAGGTGTGCGGGGTCATGGCGGGCGGTCGTGTCGATGAGGTCGCCGACAACGTCTTTGCCGTCAGCTCACGCATCAACTCCACCTGGGGTGGAAACCTGGTCGATATGGTGCGCTCTCGCCGCATCCTGGAAGTGATTGAGTCGCAGCGGCTTTTCGGCAATGCGGCTCGGATGGGCGAGTACCTACTGGACCGTCTGCAGACCCTGGCGCTGCGGCACGGCGAGATCGGCGACGTGCGGGGCCGCGGGCTGATGTGCGCGTTCAGTCTGCCGACCACGCAGGAGCGCGATCATCTGGTGGAGCGCCTATGGTCGCAGGAGCGCGTGATCCTGTTGCCCAGCGGCAAGAACAGTGTCCGGTTCCGTCCGCCGCTGATCGTCAGTGCCGAGGAGATCGACGCTGCGGTGGCCGCGGTATCACGGGTGCTGGCGCAGTCTCCCCAGGCATAG
- a CDS encoding acetyl/propionyl/methylcrotonyl-CoA carboxylase subunit alpha has translation MPNHASSKISKVLVANRGEIAVRVIRAAKDAGLGSVAIYAEPDADAPHVHLADEAFGIGGNTAAESYLDFGKILQAAEKSGANAVHPGYGFLSENADFAQAVIDAGLIWIGPSPQSIRDLGDKVTARHIAARAQAPLVPGTPDPVKDADEVVAFAKEHGLPIAIKAAFGGGGRGMKVARTLEEVPELFESATREAVAAFGRGECFVERYLDKPRHVEAQVIADQHGNVIVAGTRDCSLQRRFQKLVEEAPAPFLTDAQRKEIHESAKRICKEAGYYGAGTVEYLVGQDGLISFLEVNTRLQVEHPVTEETAGVDLVLEQFKIANGEALEFTEDPTPRGHSIEFRINGEDAGRNFLPAPGPVKVYDTPTGPGVRLDSGVQAGSVIGGQFDSMLAKLIVTGRDRNEALARSRRALAEFNVEGLATVIPFHRAVVSDPAFIGDEDGFTVHTRWIETEWDNTVEPFTADAAEGEEDEALPRQKLVVEVGGRRLEVSLPGDISLGGGGGGAANGVIRKKPKARKRGGHGRGGATGDSVTAPMQGTVVKVAVEEGQEVEAGELIVVLEAMKMENPVTAHKAGTITGLSVEAGAAITQGTVIAEIK, from the coding sequence GTGCCCAATCACGCCAGCTCGAAGATCAGCAAGGTACTCGTCGCCAACCGCGGCGAGATTGCCGTTCGGGTGATCCGCGCGGCGAAGGACGCTGGCCTGGGCAGCGTCGCGATCTACGCCGAGCCCGACGCCGACGCGCCCCACGTTCACCTCGCCGACGAGGCCTTCGGCATCGGCGGTAACACCGCCGCCGAGTCCTACCTGGACTTCGGCAAGATCCTGCAAGCTGCCGAGAAGTCCGGCGCCAACGCCGTCCACCCCGGTTACGGCTTCCTCTCCGAGAACGCCGACTTCGCCCAGGCCGTCATCGACGCCGGGTTGATCTGGATCGGGCCCAGCCCGCAGTCCATCCGTGACCTCGGAGACAAGGTCACCGCCCGCCACATCGCCGCACGCGCCCAGGCCCCGCTGGTGCCCGGCACCCCGGACCCGGTGAAGGATGCCGACGAGGTCGTCGCCTTCGCCAAGGAACACGGTCTGCCGATCGCCATCAAGGCGGCCTTCGGTGGTGGTGGCCGCGGCATGAAGGTGGCCCGCACCCTGGAAGAGGTTCCCGAGCTGTTCGAGTCCGCCACCCGTGAGGCCGTCGCCGCCTTCGGCCGTGGCGAGTGCTTCGTGGAGCGCTACCTGGACAAGCCGCGCCACGTCGAGGCGCAGGTCATCGCCGATCAGCACGGCAACGTGATCGTCGCCGGTACCCGCGACTGCTCGCTGCAGCGCCGCTTCCAGAAGCTGGTCGAGGAGGCGCCCGCGCCGTTCCTGACCGACGCTCAGCGCAAGGAGATCCACGAGTCCGCCAAGCGCATCTGCAAGGAAGCCGGTTACTACGGTGCCGGCACCGTCGAGTACCTGGTGGGCCAAGACGGCCTGATCTCATTCCTCGAGGTCAACACCCGTCTGCAGGTGGAACACCCGGTCACCGAGGAGACCGCGGGCGTCGACCTGGTGCTGGAGCAGTTCAAGATCGCCAACGGCGAGGCCCTTGAGTTCACCGAGGACCCGACGCCGCGCGGCCACTCGATCGAGTTCCGCATCAACGGCGAGGACGCCGGCCGTAACTTCCTGCCGGCCCCCGGCCCGGTCAAGGTCTACGACACCCCCACCGGCCCCGGTGTGCGCCTGGACTCGGGTGTGCAGGCCGGTTCGGTGATCGGCGGACAGTTCGACTCGATGCTGGCCAAGCTGATCGTCACCGGGCGTGACCGCAACGAGGCGCTGGCCCGCTCGCGGCGTGCCCTGGCCGAGTTCAACGTCGAGGGTCTGGCCACCGTCATCCCGTTCCACCGCGCAGTGGTCTCCGATCCCGCCTTCATCGGCGACGAGGACGGCTTCACCGTGCACACCCGCTGGATCGAGACCGAGTGGGACAACACCGTCGAGCCCTTCACCGCCGACGCCGCCGAGGGCGAAGAGGACGAGGCTCTGCCCCGCCAGAAGCTGGTCGTCGAGGTCGGCGGCCGTCGTCTCGAGGTTTCGCTGCCCGGTGACATCTCGCTCGGTGGCGGAGGCGGTGGCGCCGCGAACGGTGTTATCCGCAAGAAGCCCAAGGCCCGCAAGCGCGGCGGCCACGGCCGCGGTGGCGCCACCGGTGATTCGGTGACCGCTCCGATGCAGGGCACCGTCGTCAAGGTCGCGGTCGAAGAGGGCCAGGAGGTCGAGGCCGGCGAGCTGATCGTGGTGCTGGAGGCCATGAAGATGGAGAACCCGGTCACCGCGCACAAGGCCGGCACCATCACCGGGCTCAGCGTCGAGGCAGGTGCCGCCATCACCCAGGGCACCGTGATCGCCGAGATCAAGTAG